AGCTCCTGACGGCAGGGGGCGGTGAGCACCACCCTGCTCTTCCATAAGCCCTACGGGGTGCTCAGCCAGTTCCGGCCCGAGCCGGGCAGCGCTTGGAGGACCCTGGGGGATCACATCGATGTTCCCGGCGTCTACGCCGCCGGCCGGCTGGATGCGGACAGCGAAGGACTGCTCCTCCTCACCGACGATGGCCGTCTCCAGGCCAGGCTCACCGATCCGGCCCACGGCCACTGGCGCCGCTATCTGGTGCAGGTGGAGGGAGCCATCACCGAAGCCGCCCTCGACAGACTCCGCCGCGGGGTGATGGTGAAGGGACGCCGCACCCTGCCGGCCCTGGCCCGGGCGGTGGAGCACCCCGGACTGCCGGAACGGGATCCGCCGATCCGGCACCGCCTGCGGGTGCCGACGGCGTGGCTGGAGGTGGAGCTGCGGGAAGGGCGCAACCGGCAGGTGCGGCGCATGACCGCGGCGGTGGGCCTGCCCACCCTGCGCCTGGTGCGGACGGCGATCGACCTGATGGATGGGGGCCCACCCCTCGATCTGGCCGGGCTGGCTGCGGGGGTCTGGCGGCAGGTGAGCTCAGGGGAGCGGGAACGGCTGGCGGCGCTGCTCAGACCGTCAGGGCGTCCTTCAGCTCCCTGACGGTCTGCAGCTGGCCGTAGTAGTAGTTGGCCCGGGCGCGGCGGTCGGGATCCTCGAGGCTGTCGAAGGCATCAAAACCGAGGGAAGCCCAGAGCTCGTGGCCGCAGGCACGGGTGAGCTCGGCTATCGCCTCCTCCTCCAGGTTGGCCAGACGCCGCTGCAGGTTCTTGATCTGGGAAATCGCCATGGCCGCCGCCAAACGCCGCAATAGTACACACGAACTGGCGGGCCGGGGGCTCAGAAGGGCAGCTTCTTCTTGGCTTCCTTGTCGAGGTCCGACTCCATCTCCCGCAGGCGCCGCAGGATCGTGTCGTAATACTCCTTGAGGTAATCCTCCAGGCGGGTGGTCTCGGCTTCATCGAGGCCGAAGGCGGCGTAGCTGGCCTCCATGGGAGCCGTGAGGGCCTCGCCGCCCCCCACCACCTCAGCGAAGGCGAGGCGCTCGGCCACGTTCAGGCTGGCTTCGAAGAAGCTCGTGATCGCCTGCATCAGCCGCAGCAGCACCGGCGGCACCCGGAACACCCGGGCCTCACGGCCGCTGTAGCGCTCGCAGAGCTGGGTGATCTCCCCGGTGGTCCAGGCCCGGGGACCGACGACGGGGAACGCCTGCCGGACCGTCTCGGGACGCTCCAGGGCGGCCACGGCGAAGCGCGCCACATCCTGGGTGTTCATGTAGGCGATCGGGGTGGGAGCGCCGCTCACCCAAACGGTTTGGCTCTCCAGCACGGGGATGGCGAACTGGCTGATCAGGCCCTGCATGAAGGCGACGCAGCGCAGGATCGTGTAATCGAGGTCGGAGGCCTCAAGCCAGTCCTCCGTGCAGGCCTTGATGTCCATGAGCGGCACGCTGCGGTGGCGAGCCGCATCCAGCAGCGAAATGAACACCAGCCGGCGGAGCCCGGCCCGGCCGCAGGCCGCGAACAGGTTCTGCTTGCCGGCCCAGTCGATGTCGTAGGCACTGCCGCCATCGGTGGCCCTGGCCGTGGCGGCGTCGATCACCGCCTCCTGGCCCTCGAGGGCGTAATCGAGGCTGTCGGGCTCCAGCAGGTCACCACGGGTGAGGTCGCAGCCCCACTCCTGCAGAAAGGCCGCCTTGCGGGGCGATCGCACCACGCAGCGCACGACATGGCCCGCATCAAGGGCGCGACGGGCGATCTGGCGACCGAGGGTTCCTGTTCCGCCGATGACAAGAACCTTCATGGACCCCAGCAAAGGAAGCGGGCTGAGCCTAGTGGTGCGTCCGTCGCCGGCGCGATCCGGGGGTTCAGTCGTTCAGAAGCTTGAGCAGCAGCGCGCCGCCCGCCAGGCCGACGGGAATCAGCACCCAGAAGATGGCGGCGGTGCCGAAGATTTCAGAGGCCATGGCCCGGACAGGGGGAACGGGGTACCTATCTAGCAGCCGTTGCGGCCACCAGGCCCCGGGCCGTGGCCACGATCACGGGCCAGGGGGCCACGCTGCGCAGCTGGCCCGCCATCACGCCACTGGCGGCGGCGGCGAACCCCTGGGCCGTCAGGGCCGTCACCAGGTCCGCCAGCGGTGGGGGCCCCTGGCCCAGATGGCGGGCGATGGCGGCGACGGGCCAGCACCGGGGCGTGGTGGCCGGATCGGCCCGGAGCCTCTCCAACAGCCGGCGGCCCGGGCGGTCGAGATGGACGCCTTCGCTCCCAGCCTCCTGGAGCATGGTCGTGAGCGTGGCGGGATCCTGGAGGGGGCCGATCCAGAGGGGGCCGCTCACCGCCAGCGGCGGAACCTCACCGGATGGCGCCCCGGGGCAGCCGCAGGGCCGCCACCGCCCCAGCGTCCCCAGGCTCTGCACCTGCTGGTCCCCACAGCCGTGGCAGTGGGCCACCAGGCCCAGATGCCCCTCCTCGCCCCGGACGGGATGGCGCTCCACCCGCAGGGCGGTGCGGAAGGCCCGTCCCTCACTGAAGCTCAGCAGTGGGGTGATGCCGCGGCCCATCGCCCAGGCGCTTCTGGCCAGCAGCCCCAGCTGCAGACGCAGGGCGATCTCCCAGCTGGCGGGGTGGGCCCGGGCGGCGGCCCCGAAACGGCGCAGCGCCGCCCGGCGGTCGTGGCCCGTGGCCGAGCGTCCATCGGTGCTGGCCAGGTAGAGCACCCCGCCGAAGGCCACCGCCTCCAGGGCCAGGGGCACCAGGGCGGCGGGACAGCCGAAGGCGTCCAGATCCACCAGCTCGAAGCGGCGCCCCTCGACCAGGCAGCCCGCCAGCAGCCGCTGGGCCGTGGCCGTGCCCACCTGCCGGTGCACCGCCGCCGGCAACCGGGCGAGGTTCCGCTCCAGCAGCGGCAGCCGGTCGGGGTCGGCGTCATTGGCCCACACCGCCGTGGCCCCGCCTTCAAGCCCGTAGCGGAGGGCCCGGATGCCGCAGCCCGCCATCCCGTCGAGCAGCCGCACGGGCCCGCCCGCCGCCGTGGCGGCCAGGCTTCGGACCAGCAGCACGCCGAAGTCCCTGGCGGGCCGGGAGGCGGGCCGGAAGAAGCCGTCACCGGCCTCCAGCACGGCCGCGCCTTCGCAATAGTGATCAGGTCCGCTCACGTCCGGATCCTTGCCCCAACCATCGGTGTCGTCCGCCGACCCCCAGCCTGCCTCGTGGGAGATCCCGTCGCCTGAGGGGGCCGACTGGGGCGATCACGCCGTCTGGCAATGGATTGGCCACAGCTGCCACTGGCGCCGTTTGGGGGACAGCGAGCGGCCGGCCGTGGTGCTGCTGCACGGTTTCGGGGCCGGCAGCGGCCACTGGCGCCGCAATGCCGGTGCCCTGGCGGCAGCGGGCTGGTGCGTCTACGGGCTCGACCTGATCGGCTTCGGCGCCTCGAGCCAGCCGGGGACGCACCGCCATCAAGCCCTCGACAACCGCCTCTGGTCCCGCCAGGTGCAGGCGTTCCTGGCGGAGGTGGTCGGCGGGCCGGCGGTGCTGGTGGGCCATTCCCTCGGCGGCCTGGTGGCCCTCACCTGCAGCGTGTTCTTCCCCGCCTGGGTGCGGGCCGTGGTGGCGGCCCCCCTCCCCGACCCCAGCCTGCTGATGGCCCAGCGGCACCAGCCCCGGCGCCGGCCCTGGCGGCGGCGCCTAAAGCGGGGGGTGATCAGGCTGCTGCTGCGGCTGCTGCCCCTGGAGCTGGCGGTGCCCCTGCTGGCCCATTCCCCCCTGCTCGACCTGGGCATCCAGTCGGCCTACCACCACCCGGTGATCGGTGACCAGGAGCTGCGCCGGGTGATCGCCCGCCCCGCCCGACGCCCCGGCGCGGTGCGGACCTTGCGGGCGATGAGCATCGGCATGGCCCTGCGGCCGCACCGGGCCACGGCCGTCTCGCTGCTGCAGCGGCCGGGGCGGCCCACCCTGCTGATCTGGGGGGGGCAGGACCGGCTGGTGCCGGTGGAGGTGGCCCGGCAGTGCCTCGGCCTGCGCAGCGACCTCGTTCTGCACGTGATCGCCCAGTGCGGCCACTGCCCCCACGACGAGACCCCCGCCGCCTTCCACGACGCCGTGCTCCCCTGGCTGGAGCGCCTGGGGGCCGGTTGACGACAGTGCACACCCCGGCGCGTAGTTTTGGGAAGACCATTCCGGTCGCCGATCCGGTCCCCCGAAGCACCCCGCTCCCGACCCCGACATGAAGCACACCCTCTCGGTGCTGGTGGAAGACGAATCGGGGGCCCTCAGCCGCATCTCCGGTCTGTTCGCCCGTCGGGGCTTCAACATCGAGAGCCTGGCGGTGGGGCCGGCCGAGCACCGCGGCATGTCCCGTCTCACCATGGTGGTGGAGGGGGACGACCGCACCCTCGAGCAGATGACCAAGCAGCTCAACAAGCTGATCAACGTGCTTGGCGTCATCGACCTCTCCACCATTCCCGCCGTGGAGCGGGAGCTGATGCTGCTGAAGGTGGCGGCACCGGCGGAGAACCGCGGCGCCATCTTCGATCTGGTGCAGGTGTTCCGGGCCAAGGTGGTGGATGTGGCCGACGACGCCCTCACCCTCGAGGTGGTGGGCGACCCGGGCAAGCTGGTGGCCCTGGAGCGCCTGCTCGAGAACTACGGGATCCTGGAGATCGCCCGCACGGGCAAGGTGGCGCTGGAGCGGGCCTCAGGGGTGAACACCGAGCTGCTCAAGGCCACCGTCTCCGACAAGCGGGTTCCGGCCTGAGGCCAGGCCGGTTCCGGCCCGGGCAGCCTCAGGGCTTCCTGTTCTGCACCAGCGTGCCGCCTTCGATCACCCGGGCCCTGAGCAGCTTGTCGCCCTGCTGGATGCGGTCGACCACGTCCATCCCCTTACTGACCCGGCCGAACACCGCGTAGCGGCCATCCAGCTCGGGCAACGCCTGCAGGGCCACGTAGAACTGGGCGCTGGCCGAATTGGGATCGCTGGAGCGGGCCATGGCCACGGCGCCGCGCTCGTGGCTGAGGGCCAGCTG
This genomic stretch from Cyanobium gracile PCC 6307 harbors:
- the ilvN gene encoding acetolactate synthase small subunit; this encodes MKHTLSVLVEDESGALSRISGLFARRGFNIESLAVGPAEHRGMSRLTMVVEGDDRTLEQMTKQLNKLINVLGVIDLSTIPAVERELMLLKVAAPAENRGAIFDLVQVFRAKVVDVADDALTLEVVGDPGKLVALERLLENYGILEIARTGKVALERASGVNTELLKATVSDKRVPA
- a CDS encoding pseudouridine synthase yields the protein MSTTLLFHKPYGVLSQFRPEPGSAWRTLGDHIDVPGVYAAGRLDADSEGLLLLTDDGRLQARLTDPAHGHWRRYLVQVEGAITEAALDRLRRGVMVKGRRTLPALARAVEHPGLPERDPPIRHRLRVPTAWLEVELREGRNRQVRRMTAAVGLPTLRLVRTAIDLMDGGPPLDLAGLAAGVWRQVSSGERERLAALLRPSGRPSAP
- the petM gene encoding cytochrome b6-f complex subunit PetM gives rise to the protein MASEIFGTAAIFWVLIPVGLAGGALLLKLLND
- a CDS encoding N2,N2-dimethylguanosine tRNA methyltransferase, which codes for MSGPDHYCEGAAVLEAGDGFFRPASRPARDFGVLLVRSLAATAAGGPVRLLDGMAGCGIRALRYGLEGGATAVWANDADPDRLPLLERNLARLPAAVHRQVGTATAQRLLAGCLVEGRRFELVDLDAFGCPAALVPLALEAVAFGGVLYLASTDGRSATGHDRRAALRRFGAAARAHPASWEIALRLQLGLLARSAWAMGRGITPLLSFSEGRAFRTALRVERHPVRGEEGHLGLVAHCHGCGDQQVQSLGTLGRWRPCGCPGAPSGEVPPLAVSGPLWIGPLQDPATLTTMLQEAGSEGVHLDRPGRRLLERLRADPATTPRCWPVAAIARHLGQGPPPLADLVTALTAQGFAAAASGVMAGQLRSVAPWPVIVATARGLVAATAAR
- a CDS encoding alpha/beta fold hydrolase produces the protein MSSADPQPASWEIPSPEGADWGDHAVWQWIGHSCHWRRLGDSERPAVVLLHGFGAGSGHWRRNAGALAAAGWCVYGLDLIGFGASSQPGTHRHQALDNRLWSRQVQAFLAEVVGGPAVLVGHSLGGLVALTCSVFFPAWVRAVVAAPLPDPSLLMAQRHQPRRRPWRRRLKRGVIRLLLRLLPLELAVPLLAHSPLLDLGIQSAYHHPVIGDQELRRVIARPARRPGAVRTLRAMSIGMALRPHRATAVSLLQRPGRPTLLIWGGQDRLVPVEVARQCLGLRSDLVLHVIAQCGHCPHDETPAAFHDAVLPWLERLGAG
- a CDS encoding NAD(P)H-binding protein, translated to MKVLVIGGTGTLGRQIARRALDAGHVVRCVVRSPRKAAFLQEWGCDLTRGDLLEPDSLDYALEGQEAVIDAATARATDGGSAYDIDWAGKQNLFAACGRAGLRRLVFISLLDAARHRSVPLMDIKACTEDWLEASDLDYTILRCVAFMQGLISQFAIPVLESQTVWVSGAPTPIAYMNTQDVARFAVAALERPETVRQAFPVVGPRAWTTGEITQLCERYSGREARVFRVPPVLLRLMQAITSFFEASLNVAERLAFAEVVGGGEALTAPMEASYAAFGLDEAETTRLEDYLKEYYDTILRRLREMESDLDKEAKKKLPF